A part of Rhopalosiphum maidis isolate BTI-1 chromosome 3, ASM367621v3, whole genome shotgun sequence genomic DNA contains:
- the LOC113557860 gene encoding sentrin-specific protease 1-like, with the protein MDSDDDQLDNIYQNICPIVSDKGLDLYMELITRRSPYFVYAFKTGFYLDLYQKGYDGVKDITNYVDIFSKRKLFIPICMGEIKEECFNLQVWSLVYVDFIHKFIKYYDSSGEQGTECLKLIMNYLVQEILEKKKRKKKIFNPNGWSLINVKDCPQQEHHYDNSIYICMFAEYLSRDAPLDFSKREVQQFCEQLEEEIGIDHLTKLVQVT; encoded by the coding sequence ATGGATTCCGATGATGATCAACtcgataatatttatcaaaatatatgtcCTATTGTATCTGATAAAGGACTAGACTTGTATATGGAGCTAATCACACGACGTTCCCCCTATTTTGTGTATGCTTTCAAAACAGGATTTTATTTAGATCTATATCAAAAAGGATATGATGGAGTTAAggatattacaaattatgttgATATATTCTCAAAAAGAAAACTATTTATCCCTATTTGTATGGGAGAAATAAAAGAAGAATGTTTTAACCTACAGGTGTGGTCTTTGGTTTATGttgattttatacataaatttattaaatattatgatagctCCGGAGAACAAGGTACGGaatgcttaaaattaataatgaattacttGGTACaagaaatacttgaaaaaaaaaaaagaaagaaaaaaatttttaatccaaATGGTTGGTCATTAATAAATGTGAAGGATTGCCCACAGCAAGAGCATCATTATGATAactcaatatatatttgtatgtttgcCGAATACTTATCAAGAGATGCTCCATTAGACTTTTCAAAAAGAGAAGTGCAACAATTCTGTGAACAACTTGAAGAGGAAATTGGTATTGATCATTTAACAAAACTTGTACAAGTAACTTAA